A genomic window from Periophthalmus magnuspinnatus isolate fPerMag1 chromosome 16, fPerMag1.2.pri, whole genome shotgun sequence includes:
- the she gene encoding SH2 domain-containing adapter protein E, giving the protein MAKWFKDFPINLKNGNERARSASESGPQTRSKPSFSRDSLKGNPRKDGGVGGLLAGRNRKNSAIELGRNNAGSGGTVWDSLTSGKSRKTSRIEAGTSPEEQRQVRSSSLAQAYISRMIKVDKQQDKTPKLTGKSEKQNLPENDKGRTDIKTTLIILEDYADPFDAEKTKEQREAERAGVNDGYMEPYDAQVIITEVRRRGSKDLLKVCVLVDRGQTEGKHEEGSPTALNIYDTPYEGPNEGGPDADSEGVWIPVSRPESDVRPAGEYELPWEWRKEDIVRALSAQFEAVDCSASKENSATTRPRQKNWTKTLVSSTPSFPSSPILKLSPLTPPSSSSSSFSTLKPLPLSPSSSPNKLSPPSPSSPGSPLEGDAARVDPSLPLEKQSWYHGSVTRQQAEAQLQRCREASFLVRDSESGTSKYSIALKTSHSCVHIIVAQTKTCKGLVYTLDQSSCVFSSIPELVHHYCIHRLPFNGADHMTLQHPVSKQQ; this is encoded by the exons ATGGCAAAGTGGTTTAAAGATTTCCCCATTAACTTGAAGAATGGCAATGAACGTGCACGCTCTGCCTCTGAGTCCGGCCCGCAGACCAGATCTAAACCCTCTTTTTCGCGGGATAGTTTAAAAGGCAATCCCAGAAAAGATGGAGGGGTTGGGGGTCTTCTAGCTGGAAGAAACAGGAAAAACTCAGCCATAGAGTTGGGTCGTAATAACGCAGGGTCCGGGGGAACTGTATGGGATAGTTTGACTTCGGGGAAAAGTCGGAAAACCTCCAGGATTGAAGCAGGGACGTCACCAGAGGAGCAGCGCCAGGTGAGGAGCTCGAGTCTGGCTCAAGCCTACATAAGCAGAATGATCAAAGTGGACAAACAGCAAGACAAGACGCCCAAACTCACAGGAAAGAGTGAGAAACAAAACCTGCCTGAAAATGACAAGGGAAGAACAGATATTAAAACTACG CTAATTATTCTGGAGGACTACGCCGATCCTTTTGATGCAGAGAAAACCAAAGAACAAAGAGAAGCGGAGAGAGCGGGAGTCAATGATGGATACATGGAGCCGTATGATGCACAGGTTATTATCACAG AAGTGCGCAGACGCGGTTCCAAGGATCTGCTcaaagtttgtgttttggtgGACCGGGGTCAGACTGAGGGAAAGCATGAGGAggggtcacccacagccctgAACATCTACGACACTCCGTACGAGGGTCCGAACGAGGGCGGTCCAGACGCAGACAGTGAGGGCGTGTGGATCCCTGTCTCGCGCCCTGAGTCGGATGTGCGTCCTGCAGGAGAGTACGAGCTGCCCTGGGAGTGGAGGAAGGAGGATATTGTTCGAGCCCTGTCAG CTCAATTTGAGGCAGTGGATTGTTCAGCCAGCAAAGAAAACAGCGCCACCACCAGACCGAGACAGAAGAACTGGACCAAGACTCTTGTATCTTCgactccctctttcccctcctcacCGATCCTCAAACTCTCCCCgctcactcctccctcctcctcctcctcctctttctctactCTGAaacctctgcccctctctccgtcctcCAGCCCAAACAAACTGTCCCCCCCTTCACCCTCTTCACCTGGGAGCCCACTAGAGGGAGACGCAGCCCGAGTGGACCCCAGCCTGCCCCTGGAGAAGCAGAG CTGGTACCATGGCAGCGTGACCCGGCAGCAGGCGGAGGCTCAGCTGCAGCGCTGCAGGGAGGCCAGCTTCCTGGTGAGAGACAGCGAATCAGGGACCAGCAAATACTCCATCGCTCTGAA gaCCAGCCACAGTTGTGTACACATCATTGTGGCACAGACTAAAACCTGCAAGGGCTTGGTCTACACGCTGGATCAGAGTAGCTGTGTGTTCTCCTCCATCCCTGAGCTGGTACATCACTACTGCATACATAGACTGCCTTTTAACGGAGCCGATCACATGACCCTGCAGCATCCGGTTTCCAAGCAACAATAA